In Oncorhynchus kisutch isolate 150728-3 linkage group LG11, Okis_V2, whole genome shotgun sequence, the genomic stretch TACCGGCAGCCTGGGAAGTTTGGCAAGATCAAAAGAAATATGAAAGGAGATAAAAAGTTAGAGGAAACCCTGCCACGGGCTTCTGAATACCTAACCCTGGGATAGTTTCACAAATGTTGATGCCAAAGACAGACTGTAATTGCCTTCCTATAGGTGTTAAGTGTTCCTGAATGGTCGGTCCAGTCTTAGACCTGagttaaatctgcttgaaaatcattCAAGGTTTTGAGTATTGCTCTCCATCAATGACTCCcaaccaaatttactgagcttgagtaattttgacaaaaacaatggataaaTGTTGTCCTAAGATAAATTTCAGCTGTGAATCATTATACATAAGATTCTACACTTGTGTGAAGACATACAatcaacacattttttttatttctataaTTGTGGAGTAGGTTGTGAACATCTActtttatcaaatgtatttaatttgaaGGCAGCAAAACGTGTAGACTTGCAAtaggcactgtactgtatgtccctTATCAGTAGGCTACTTCACTTTGTAAAAGGTGCTGGGTTTGAAAAACATAAGTGTTAGTGAATTAAAGAATATGAGTGAAGCACTATGCTATGAATGTTACTTTTAGAGTTGGAGTTTTacagaaatatattttttgtaaatatgaAGGATGTTGAAGATTTTAACAAAATAAAATTACTCCGTTTTTTGTTGTAATTTTCAGGACGTTTTATTTTTTACTGCAACTTGCTCCAGTAATGTGACCACTGTCCAATGGGAGTAATTTGGTAATGCAATAGTTGTTCAAATACCTGTCAGGGCCCGCACAAGCCACAAACCTCCACTGTACAAAAAAAACTGTAATCGAGGAAGGCTGCACTGTTCGCAGGAGGTTCCAAGGGGGCACCATAACACAAGTTTCACGCACACACGTCCTGCTAAAATGTATAGTCCCGCGCCGTATGTCAACCAAGCAGGAAATCCTTCTCCAGCGGATTAATTGCGGAATACAATTATAGAATAACGAAGCACCGGCATGGAATCAGAGAAACAAGTTCAATCAACAGGTGGGTCTCAAAATATAAACGGTGTCTCAAGTCAATCGATACAACTAATCGAACAAAACCGATTAAAAGCCGGTTATCGATAGTTTACGGAATGCTAACAGCTAGGTAGCTAGGTTAGCCAGTTTAACTCTGATCCGAATGTGACACGTTTAACTTTATAGTTTACTAATTTGGCTGATGACACATAGAAAGACTCCGGTTTCAACCATAAATAACCACACAGGAGATGAActgtctggatttttttgttggcACGGACTAACGAATGAAAGTCAAAGTGATTACTAGCTGTCCGCCCTCCTCATAGACAATGCTCATGCGTAGGGTAGGCTATATGATTTGGTTCTAAACTGgccgcgggaagtaggggtgccgAAGATGCTGCTGCACCCCCTGATAAATTAATTAATTCCACAAAATGAGTGAACTAATCTTAATTACTCCTGTATTAGCGGAGAAAAGTACTCCTCAGGTGTGCGTTAAATAAACTGCTGAAACAGTATTAGCTAAAAAAAAGTCCTTGCTAATGACTTGTGATATGTGTACCCTCAGGAGAGGATGTGCCTGacccagaggaggaggagaagaggctgGTGGCCGCAGCCCGGGAAGCCAACCGTTTATCTGAGCTGCGGCTGGTGCTGTTGGGCTGGAGGTGGCCTGGGAAGAGCCTCACAGGCAACACCATCCTGGGCCGCGAGGAGTTCCGCCTAGAACGGGCAGCCGAGTTCTGTGTCAAGCGTCAGACTGAGGTGGAGGGGCGCCAGGTGACAGTGATAGACACGCCAGGCTGGTTCTCAGCCCAGACAACGCCTCTCCTCTACCAGCAGGAGATGGTACGGGGCGCCTCTATGTGTGGTCCCCCTGGCCCCCACGCCTTCCTGCTTGTCATCCCCGTGGGCATGTTTACTGAGGTGGACCGGGGCCGCATCGAGGAGCACCTGGCCCTGTTTGGGGAGAGCGTGTGGAGGCATACTATCCTAGTGTTCACTTGGGCTGAGGTACTGAGGAACATGTCCATCGAGAGACACATCAAGCGGGAGGGGAAGGATCTGCAGTGGGTGTTGGAAAAGTGCAAGAGGAGGTACTTTGTCATCAATAACTGCATATTTGGGGAGCACCCCCAACTGAGGCGGCTCATGGAGAAGATAGAGAAGGTGGTGGCGGAGGAGGGCATCTATAAcccagaggaggtggaggagaagaaacATCTGGACCAAAACCAGAACCAGAACCGGGAGCTTGGGGCAAGGCCCAAAGTGAACTCTGCTGTAGGATTGGCCAAACTGGACGTGGACCCGCCCCACAGTGAGTGACAGCTTTACTGACAACTCAGACATAGTCTGGTACCAGGAAACAGCAGTCTCATAGGCTGAACCTCAGACCGGGTGAAATGTATAATCTTTGCTCTTCACTCCAAAACATGTGAACTTGCATTACAGTTGTATTATTCCACTTACGGTAACTGTATTTGAATTACTCATGTAGTAGTCATGTACCATGTAGTGTGGAATTAGTCTCACTACCTCTCCCCTCAACCCTTTTTAACATTTCTTCCTTCATTTTTTTCTATGCTTAACCATAACTATTCTCTCAATTCATTAGGATTGTCCAGGACAGGGCAATATTCCTCTCCAGTAATATCAATACTGCTATTAACTAACCTAGATATTTTCACATAGACTTGACAATGACGTTTTTTCCAATTATATTACATCTGTTGTGTGTCCATTTTCAGATTCGgtggattgactgactgactaaaaGAGAGATGGTGAGCCACCACAGTACCGATTTTAAGAGCTGCCGGATCTACATCCATACATCACCCTTAACCTCAAGGCCTGTATTCACACATTGTCTCAGTgttgatctagaatcagtttgcctttttagatcataatgaatgagaCCGGTGAGGGGTGACctaatcctagatcagcactcgtaCTCTGAGACAATTTCTGAATACAGACCCAGATTATTTTAGAGTTTtaagatatattttttaatttataTCAGTGTAAGCGATATTATCTGTAACTGGATGTAGGCCAACATTATGCTGTTTGAGACTGTTCCCTCCCACAGCTCTGATGAAATGTATCTATTTGGGGGTTAGATTTTTACTGATTTGGTTTGCACATGAAATTTTAAAACGAAATATGACCAAGAAAAAAATCCCAGACATTCATACAGGATGATGAAAGAAACGCTAAATGACTTCAGATGGCCAATGTGTActggtattttttaaattttacccttatttaactagacatgtcagttaagaacaaattcttattttcaatgacggcctaggaacagtgggttaactgccttgttcaggggcagagcgacagatttggaacttgtcaactcggggattcgatcttgccactaaccactaggctacctgctacctgcctagtggttagagcgaggGCCTAGtataggctacctgcctagtggttagagctaggGTAGATGGAAGGCCTACCCTTTGTTCCATGAAGGGAGGATAATGGGAAAACTACAGTACGAGACAAGTCTCTCTGAGgctgagaaagagacagggaagtCCCTATGATACTTCTTAACCAAGTATTTACAGTACATACTAGACAGCAGAGCTCTACAGAGCAACCATTTTACTCTCATATGCATCTAAAAATAGATGTGTTGATCAAGTATGAGAACATGTGCGACTTGTGATTTATTGCCCCAGAAAATACCTGCTGTAGACATTTTCAAAGTATTTGTTTGTGTGATTAGCTACCTTTTTTATGAAACAAAACAAAGAACTATGAAATCCATATAGCTATCCCACCTCGAGCAGCAACAGTGCCTGGGTGGGCTGTGCGCACTGAGGGAAGTGCTGAACGATACATTTTTAAGAAGCGCATTGGCATAGAAGTTGGTCGAATTTACCCGGAAGTCTACTAAAGTGGGACTTTgtcctcgtgtttcttggcagTGTACATCGTTTTGTtcactctcttttttttttaatgttaagAGTTTGCTCAACTGCTAGCGAAGAGACACGTCGGAAAATATCATctctcacagacagacatgtgaGTCGCACCATTACAACGGTGAAGGCCCTCCTGTTAAAGAGGCAGCTGAACATTTGTCTCGCCTAAGTGACTCAAATATTTAAGGTTAAATTGTAATTGGTTGAGCATGGAACACTCTTAAAACTCCTACATTTTTCTATTTAGGAGCACATGTGCTCATTGTAAAACATGTTACTGTAGAGCCCTGGACAGGTATTCTCTACAATTGCACTACTAGATTTGAAAATGTTTAATAATTGTCTGCGAAAATGTTGTTCAGGGAAATTGTGTGTGGAAAAGTTACCCAGTTGTGACCAAACCTAAATTGGCATTTTAGACAATGTTTTATCAAGCACTTGAAGTGCAGGTACTGTTTTACTCTACTAGTAGAGAATCCAAATATCTATGTCTAGGTTTTGTTCA encodes the following:
- the gimap4 gene encoding GTPase IMAP family member 4, whose product is MESEKQVQSTGEDVPDPEEEEKRLVAAAREANRLSELRLVLLGWRWPGKSLTGNTILGREEFRLERAAEFCVKRQTEVEGRQVTVIDTPGWFSAQTTPLLYQQEMVRGASMCGPPGPHAFLLVIPVGMFTEVDRGRIEEHLALFGESVWRHTILVFTWAEVLRNMSIERHIKREGKDLQWVLEKCKRRYFVINNCIFGEHPQLRRLMEKIEKVVAEEGIYNPEEVEEKKHLDQNQNQNRELGARPKVNSAVGLAKLDVDPPHNSVD